In the Panthera leo isolate Ple1 chromosome D3, P.leo_Ple1_pat1.1, whole genome shotgun sequence genome, agacagagagagagagcgcgtgtgagcgagctagtgggggaggggcagagagggagagagaggatgcaaagcgggctctacgctgacagcacagagcccgatgtgaggccgtgagatcgtgacccgagccaacactggccgcttaaccggctgaaccgccaggcgccccagttccgGGTCTTCATTTGAAACTACGGCGAGGGCCGCGCTCACGGTCTTGGTGAGCTGGGAGGACAGGCGGCCGCCCACCGAGTGAGCCCGGAGCGGAGATCTGGGGACCGTTGGAGAGCACCCCGTGTGGTGGGGGAGCCCGGCCGCAGGCTGGAGCGAGGGGGCGAGGGGGCTGGTGGCAGGAAGGGTCCCGGGAGGGGTGACCGTGCCCCTGTCCCTGGGGGCGGAGGAGGGAGCGCGGCTGTCGGGCTCCGGGAGCTCAGCCTGGGACGCGCTGTCCCCGGCCTCCCCGAACCGCCGAGCCGCGGGGCCTCCGCACTGGGTCCGGGCAGACGGAGTCTcgatggcagggggaggggggcggtggcaGCGGCCTGCTCACGGGCTCCCCTGTGTGTGACCTGCGCCCTCTGCTCTCCCGCGCAGGACACGGAGGTGCTGAACACGGCCGTCCTCACCGGGAAGGCCGTCTCGGTTCCCGTCAAGGTCGTGGCCGTTCAGGAGGACGGCTCCGTGGTGGACGTGTCCGCGGCTGTGGAGTGCAGGTCGGCGGATGAAGACGTCGTTAAGGTACGAGGGGCCTCTCCGCTGGGCCTCGCGAGGGTCCGGGCCTCCGGGGGGGCCCCTCCCGCTGTCCCAGGGTCCCGTGGGGCCGGCGCCAGGGTGACCACACTGAGGAGTGGGGGGCCTGGCTGGACCTGGAGGGGCCGTGCAGGCGCGCCGCTTCCCTCCCGGAGTGGGGACCCCCGGCATCTCGAGCAgaaatatttctctgtctctgtctccaaatacctTCTCAAATCGTGCCAACTCCCCACATCGTACACGATTTCCCAGTGTATTTTCTCTAAGagattcactttttatttatttatttattttaattttttatttttgggacagacagagacagagcatgaacgggggaggggcagagagagagggagacacagaatccgaaacaggctccaggctccgagccatcagcccagagcccgacgcggggctcgaactcacgcggggctcgaa is a window encoding:
- the LOC122203543 gene encoding transmembrane protein 132B-like, producing METQAPDEHGDTEVLNTAVLTGKAVSVPVKVVAVQEDGSVVDVSAAVECRSADEDVVKIAVATSCTRLRSELQRRFKI